One Osmerus eperlanus chromosome 13, fOsmEpe2.1, whole genome shotgun sequence genomic region harbors:
- the arl13a gene encoding ADP-ribosylation factor-like protein 13A — MEADILWYELQRKWWPLCSPCSPQLNMFNLMSNCCSWVSKIQQPLRKVNVLVIGLDKAGKTSSVKGMLGVPPGDVGPTHGCVRTELRVENFLVTLLDTGGAPEARGAWSDHYGDVHGVIFVVDSSDRHRIKEVKELLGDLLKQPRVAGKPLLVLANKQDKMNALLGSELIEILSLERLVNQSRSLCHIEPCSAFMDLRRWSDRKTLRGLRWLLRAICLDYPELCARIARDSRRPLAPPQEKDRRGKGEKGRNKPKEERIRASKTDLRHVHRPQEKDKKAKTGSTLQPIRNILNKESTLKKTFKKKKKKQVKIKDTEKSKRGENEEEEVEGTEADQENGGQKEKASRALITPKRGKLKCKTKVKEETLDLPELLDNEDKPAKGKEEKKKKKKAVKVKKKNKINTEKVPAELSQPVDLSTTFDLYRKAILALKERQDQAQ; from the exons atGGAAGCAGACATCTTATG GTACGAGCTCCAGAGAAAATGGTGGCCCCTGTGCTCGCCTTGCTCTCCTCAACTAAACATGTTCAACCTGATGAGCAACTGCTGCAGCTGGGTTTCCAAGATCCAGCAACCTTTAAG GAAAGTCAATGTCCTGGTAATTGGTCTTGACAAAGCGGGAAAAACATCCTCTGTCAAGGGGATGCTAGGAG TGCCACCAGGGGACGTAGGTCCGACCCATGGGTGTGTCCGCACTGAGCTGAGAGTGGAGAACTTCCTGGTGACCCTGCTGGATACAGGCGGAGCCCCGGAGGCCAGAGGAGCATGGAGTGACCACTATGGAGATGTGCATGGGGTCATCTTTGTGGTAGACTCCAGTGACAGACACAGGATCAAGGAGGTCAAGGAGCTTCTTGGTGACCTGCTCAAGCAGCCCAGAGTGGCTGGGAAACCACTCTTAGT GCTGGCCAACAAACAGGACAAGATGAATGCTCTGCTGGGCAGTGAGCTGATTGAGATCCTGTCACTGGAGAGGCTGGTGAACCAGAGCCGCTCTTTGTGCCACATT GAGCCATGCTCGGCCTTCATGGACCTCCGGCGCTGGTCGGACAGGAAGACTTTGCGTGGTCTCCGCTGGCTCCTGCGGGCCATCTGTTTGGATTACCCAGAACTCTGTGCACGCATTGCCAGGGATAGCAGGAGACCTCTGGCACCTCCTCAGGAGAAAGATCGacgagggaaaggagagaaaggccGCAACAAACCTAAAGAGGAAAG AATACGTGCTAGCAAGACTGATCTCCGACATGTTCACCGGCCacaagagaaagacaaaaaggcTAAGACTGGAAGCACACTGCAACCTATTCGAAATATTTTGAACAAG GAGAGCACTCTGAAaaagacatttaaaaaaaagaagaaaaagcagGTCAAAATAAAGGACACAGAGAAAAGCaaaagaggagagaatgaggaagaggaggttgaGGGCACAGAGGCAGACCAAGAGAATGGTGGGCAGAAAGAGAAGGCCAGCAGAGCCCTGATAACGCCTAAACGAGGCAAACTGAAATGCAAGACAAAGGTGAAAGAAGAGACCCTCGACCTTCCAGAATTACTTGATAATGAGGACAAACCAGCCAAAG gtaaagaggagaagaagaaaaagaagaaagctGTGAAagtgaagaagaagaacaagatCAACACAGAGAAGGTGCCGGCAGAGTTATCCCAGCCAGTCGACCTCTCGACAACATTTG ATCTTTACAGAAAAGCGATTTTGGCTTTGAAAGAACGTCAAGATCAAGCTCAGTGA